The genomic region GTAGAAGCTCGCGCGGGTCGCGTCGGCGGTGGCCCAGGCGGCACGGACCCGGAGCTCGGCGGCGCGCACGTCGGGCCGGCGCGACAGGAGCTCGGCCGGCAGGCCCGCCGCCACGTCGGGGAGCGCCGCCGGGAGGGTCTCCGGCTCGTCGGCGACGGCGCCCGGCGCGCGGTCGAAGAGGATGGCGAGCGCGTTGCGCGCCTCGACGAGCTGCTGCTCGAGCTGCGTGTGGGCGGCCTCCTGGCTCGCCGTGGTCTGCTCCGCCTGGGCCACGTCGAGCCCCGAGCCGCCGCCCGCGTCCTTCAGGGCCCGCGCGATCTCGAGCGCCCGCTTCGCCGCGGCCACGCTCTGCGCGCTCAGGGCCAGCCGCTGCTTCAGGTACGCCACCTTCCAGTAGAGGGTGGCGGTGGTGCCGGTGAGTGCCAGCGCCGCGCTCTCGCGGTCGAGCTCGGTGGCGCTCGCCTCCCACTCCGCGGCGCTCCGCTGGCTCGCGAGCCGGCCCCAGAGGTCGGCCTCCCAGGTGACCGTGCCGGAGAGGCCGTAGGTGGCCGAGGTGCCCGCCCCCGGGCCGAAGCTCCGCGCCACCGCGGCGCTCGGGCCGGCGGCGACCGAGGGGAGCTGCGCGCCGGCCGCGAGCCCGGCCTCGAGCCGGGCCCGGCGCACCTTGAGCGCCGCGGCGGCGAGGTCGTTGTTGCGGCGGAGCGCCTCCGCCACCAGGCGGTCGAGGGCGGGGTCGCCGAAGCGGGACCACCAGCGCGAGTCCGCGGCGGGCGCGCCGGAGGCCTCCGCCTGCCGGTTCCAGGTGGGCGGGACGTCGGCCTGGGGCCGCTCGTGCGCGCGCGAGGCGGCGCAGGCGCAGAGCCCGAGGGCGAGGGCGGCGGGGAGGAGCGCGCGGGAGGTCACCGGGAGAGCGCCTCCACCGGGTCGAGCCGGGCCGCGTTCCGCGCCGGCCAGAAGCCGAAGAGGATGCCGACGAAGGAGGAGCAGCCGAACGCGCCGGCGATCGACGCGCCCGAGTAGACCATCCGGAAGCTGGCGCCGGCCTGGGCGAAGACCACCCCCATCCCGAGCGCGAGCAGCACCCCGAGGACCCCGCCCGCGAGGCAGACCAGCAGGGCCTCGACGAGGAACTGGCGCAGGATGTCGCCCTGGCGGGCGCCGACGGCCATGCGGACGCCGATCTCCTGCGTCCGCTCGGTGACCGACACCAGCATGATGTTCATCACGCCGATGCCGCCCACCGCGAGCGAGATGAGCGCGATGGCGGAGAGCAGGAGCGTCATGGTCTCGGTGGTCTTCTCGAACATCTGGCGGATGGCGTCGGTGTTCATGACGAAGAAGTCCTTGGTGCCGTGCCGGCGCGTCAGCGTCTGCACGATGCCCGCCTCGGCCGCGTCGGTGGGCGCCGCGTCGCTCACCCGGACGGTGAGGCTCCGCAGCGTGGACTGGCCGAGGAGCCGGCTCATGCAGGTGGTGTAGGGGACCCAGGCGTTGAGGTTCTGGTCGTTGCCGAAGGCGCTCTGCCGCTTGGCGGTGACGCCGACCACCCGCACCGGCAGCGCGCCGAGCAGGATCACCTGGCCCACCGGGTCCTCGCCGTCGGGGAAGAGCGCCTTGCGGGTGTTCGGGTCG from Anaeromyxobacter paludicola harbors:
- a CDS encoding efflux transporter outer membrane subunit, yielding MTSRALLPAALALGLCACAASRAHERPQADVPPTWNRQAEASGAPAADSRWWSRFGDPALDRLVAEALRRNNDLAAAALKVRRARLEAGLAAGAQLPSVAAGPSAAVARSFGPGAGTSATYGLSGTVTWEADLWGRLASQRSAAEWEASATELDRESAALALTGTTATLYWKVAYLKQRLALSAQSVAAAKRALEIARALKDAGGGSGLDVAQAEQTTASQEAAHTQLEQQLVEARNALAILFDRAPGAVADEPETLPAALPDVAAGLPAELLSRRPDVRAAELRVRAAWATADATRASFYPTLTLTGSLGVTSDALSRLVQNPIGTLGAALALPFLQYRDAQRKTGIAEVEAEGTVLTFRQTLYKALADVEDALSARTQYRLQAERLDRSLSAARRAESLSEIRYRAGAVLLKVWLDAQEARRQAEVAALQNRLDQLQAHVTLTEALGGDTLPL